One genomic region from Knoellia sp. p5-6-4 encodes:
- a CDS encoding TetR/AcrR family transcriptional regulator: MADTEGGGGPNRPRLSRDLVLRGALAIADKGGLGALTIRSLAHELGVKPMSVYYHVANKEEILDGLVDIVFSEIELPSSGGDWRSEMRRRAHSARSVLRSHRWAIGLLESRPTPGPATLRHHDAVLGALRAAGFSREMTAHAYALIDSYTYGFALQEASLPFEATEAVTTDVAGPIVEQFATDEYPHMADMVSEYYLRPGYTFGDEFDVGLGLILDALDAALQASAATRPPRDPLPETTTRSAVS; encoded by the coding sequence ATGGCTGACACCGAAGGCGGGGGCGGACCGAACCGGCCCCGGCTGAGCAGGGACCTGGTGCTCCGTGGTGCCCTGGCGATCGCGGACAAGGGCGGTCTCGGCGCTTTGACCATCCGTTCACTCGCCCACGAGCTCGGCGTGAAACCGATGTCGGTGTACTACCACGTAGCCAACAAGGAGGAGATCCTCGACGGGCTCGTCGACATCGTCTTCAGCGAGATCGAGCTGCCGTCCAGCGGCGGCGACTGGCGCTCGGAGATGCGCCGACGCGCACACTCCGCACGCAGCGTGCTGCGGAGCCACCGCTGGGCGATCGGGCTGCTGGAGTCGCGTCCCACCCCCGGTCCGGCGACGCTGCGGCACCACGACGCGGTGCTCGGCGCCCTGCGCGCGGCAGGCTTCTCGCGCGAGATGACCGCCCACGCGTATGCGCTCATCGACAGCTACACCTACGGCTTCGCGCTCCAGGAGGCCAGCCTCCCGTTCGAGGCCACTGAAGCGGTCACCACGGATGTGGCCGGCCCGATCGTGGAACAGTTCGCCACGGACGAGTACCCACACATGGCCGACATGGTCAGCGAGTACTACCTGCGACCGGGGTACACCTTCGGCGACGAGTTCGACGTCGGGCTGGGGCTGATCCTCGACGCCCTCGACGCGGCGCTGCAGGCCAGCGCGGCGACGCGCCCACCGCGTGACCCGCTGCCGGAGACGACCACGAGAAGCGCTGTGTCGTAA
- a CDS encoding DUF4386 domain-containing protein produces MSNPTAPPPIGHDGPSLPAVLRPPRWGAKSSRHLAARVAGGGILLLAALAAFANIAVLQGLVTDGDATRTAADILASDGTFRFGVASLYAVAALDVLVAWALVGVFRPVHPGLARLAAWFRLAYAAVFLVAIAQLAGIPDLLSTRDSAAFTPAQVDATALAKVDTFTDIWMAGLLLFGVHLALLGYLVLRSGEMPRLLGILLVVAGLGYAFDTMAAVLSAGSLPAVSTVTFVGESLLAVWLLVRAHRLAPDHPSFDAAPKTAVTA; encoded by the coding sequence ATGTCTAACCCCACCGCGCCACCACCCATCGGGCACGACGGCCCGTCACTGCCAGCAGTCCTTCGGCCGCCAAGGTGGGGGGCCAAGAGCTCACGCCACCTCGCCGCACGTGTCGCCGGTGGCGGCATCCTGCTGCTGGCAGCGCTGGCCGCCTTCGCCAACATCGCCGTCCTCCAAGGGCTGGTGACCGACGGCGACGCGACCAGGACGGCCGCGGACATCCTGGCCTCCGACGGCACCTTCCGCTTCGGCGTCGCCAGCCTGTATGCCGTGGCGGCCCTGGACGTCCTGGTCGCCTGGGCACTCGTGGGAGTCTTCCGCCCCGTCCACCCCGGCCTCGCGAGGCTCGCTGCCTGGTTCAGGCTCGCCTACGCCGCAGTCTTCCTCGTGGCCATCGCCCAGCTCGCAGGAATACCCGACCTGTTGAGCACCAGGGACTCCGCGGCGTTCACCCCCGCCCAGGTCGACGCCACGGCCCTGGCCAAGGTCGACACGTTCACAGACATCTGGATGGCGGGCCTGCTGCTGTTCGGGGTCCACCTGGCCCTGCTCGGCTACCTGGTTCTCCGCTCCGGAGAGATGCCGAGGCTCCTCGGCATCCTGCTCGTCGTCGCCGGGCTCGGGTACGCCTTCGACACCATGGCCGCGGTCCTGTCCGCGGGGTCACTGCCTGCCGTGTCCACGGTGACCTTCGTCGGCGAGTCCCTGCTCGCCGTCTGGTTGCTGGTTCGTGCCCACCGGCTCGCGCCGGACCACCCGTCGTTCGACGCCGCACCCAAGACTGCCGTCACGGCATGA
- a CDS encoding NAD(P)-dependent alcohol dehydrogenase, producing the protein MAKTTRESALTQQPAASEHEMRAIAQDGYGTVDVLRLERVPRPELADNEVLVRVHAAGLDRGTWHVMTGRPYLMRVIGFGFRRPKNGVAGIDVAGTVVAVGSAVTRFAVGDEVFGMSRGSFAEYAAAREDKLARKPANLSFEQAAVVPISAGTALQALTDSGRVEPGQQVLVIGASGGVGGYAVQLAKALGAEVTAVCSTGKLDLVRALGADHVVDYTREDFTDGAHHYDLVLDIAGNTPLSRLRRTLTRTGTLVIVGGEEGGRWTGGFGRSLRAPLLSPFVSQRLTMLASKERASDLERLTELIESGKVTPSIDRTFPLERVPDAMRHLEAGEVRGKVAITLSTP; encoded by the coding sequence ATGGCCAAGACCACGAGGGAGTCCGCTCTCACCCAGCAGCCCGCGGCCTCGGAGCACGAGATGCGGGCCATCGCCCAGGACGGCTACGGCACCGTGGACGTCCTTCGGCTCGAGCGGGTCCCCCGCCCCGAGCTCGCCGACAACGAGGTGCTCGTGCGGGTGCACGCGGCCGGGCTGGACCGGGGCACCTGGCACGTGATGACCGGCCGCCCCTACCTGATGCGCGTGATCGGCTTCGGGTTCCGTCGTCCCAAGAACGGCGTGGCCGGTATCGACGTCGCGGGCACGGTTGTCGCCGTGGGTTCGGCGGTCACGAGGTTCGCGGTGGGCGACGAGGTCTTCGGGATGAGCCGAGGGTCGTTCGCGGAGTATGCCGCGGCCCGCGAGGACAAGCTCGCTCGCAAGCCCGCGAACCTGTCCTTCGAGCAGGCGGCGGTCGTTCCGATCTCCGCAGGCACTGCCCTTCAGGCGCTGACCGACTCCGGCCGAGTCGAGCCGGGCCAGCAGGTGCTGGTCATCGGCGCCTCGGGTGGGGTCGGCGGCTATGCCGTGCAGCTCGCCAAGGCGCTCGGTGCCGAAGTCACGGCCGTGTGCAGCACCGGCAAGCTCGACCTGGTGAGGGCCCTCGGAGCCGACCACGTCGTCGACTACACCCGTGAGGACTTCACCGACGGTGCCCACCACTACGACCTGGTCCTCGACATCGCAGGGAACACTCCCCTGTCGCGCCTTCGTCGCACCCTCACGCGCACCGGGACGCTGGTCATCGTCGGTGGCGAGGAAGGTGGCAGGTGGACCGGGGGTTTCGGCCGCTCGCTGCGGGCGCCGCTGCTCTCCCCCTTCGTCTCGCAGCGGCTGACCATGCTGGCCAGCAAGGAGCGCGCCAGCGACCTCGAGCGGCTCACCGAGCTCATCGAGTCCGGCAAGGTCACACCCAGCATCGACCGCACCTTCCCGCTGGAGCGGGTGCCGGACGCCATGCGCCACCTCGAGGCCGGCGAGGTCCGGGGAAAGGTCGCCATCACCTTGAGCACGCCGTAG
- a CDS encoding DUF4386 family protein: MNRTLTAVLLMAAAILTNAAFTVLGSVFNYPDVLKESTVDILASFRAHQGQVTFWFAMMAVSAALFAPIAIGVGRLSTHRAMGWAVPVGIAAAVVQVIGLSRWPLLVPGFAADAASTDPATAASGRDAFEMAHLILGNVIGETLGYIFTAAWTLLVLVALHRTLAGLWFTVLGAVSAILIVAGVLSPLDLPIIDNANFVGYVLWSVWAIVFAVLLVVRRPRATVDSPQAAALLGEHG; encoded by the coding sequence ATGAACCGCACGCTCACCGCCGTCCTTCTCATGGCAGCAGCCATCCTGACCAACGCAGCCTTCACCGTGCTCGGTTCCGTGTTCAACTACCCCGACGTGCTGAAGGAGTCCACTGTCGACATCCTGGCGAGCTTTCGCGCCCACCAGGGACAGGTCACCTTCTGGTTCGCCATGATGGCGGTCTCCGCGGCCCTGTTCGCGCCCATCGCGATAGGCGTGGGCCGCCTGTCCACCCACCGGGCCATGGGCTGGGCCGTCCCGGTTGGCATCGCCGCCGCCGTGGTCCAGGTCATCGGCCTCTCCCGCTGGCCGCTGCTGGTGCCCGGGTTTGCCGCCGATGCTGCCAGCACCGACCCGGCCACCGCGGCGAGCGGTCGCGACGCGTTCGAGATGGCGCACTTGATCTTGGGCAACGTCATCGGCGAAACCTTGGGGTACATCTTCACCGCCGCATGGACACTGCTCGTCCTCGTCGCCCTGCACCGGACCCTGGCTGGTCTGTGGTTCACCGTCCTCGGCGCCGTCTCGGCGATCCTCATCGTCGCCGGAGTCCTGTCCCCGCTGGACCTGCCCATCATCGACAACGCGAACTTCGTCGGCTACGTCCTGTGGAGCGTCTGGGCCATCGTGTTCGCCGTCCTGCTGGTGGTGCGGCGTCCTCGCGCCACGGTCGATTCCCCTCAGGCAGCCGCCCTCCTCGGGGAACATGGCTGA
- a CDS encoding serine hydrolase domain-containing protein, whose protein sequence is MTATPRRLAALAAASAAALALLIPSAPATASPPVRVVTAAAPAAARADEDDSRAALREAMQAVIDAGATGVNALVDDGDDITRLAVGRARLDPERRLHPQDQARVGSITKTAIAVIALQLSREGKLDLEDSIDDWLPGVVPGGSAITLRMLLNHTSGIFNYTDDPDFFAKAFADPYRAWTPRELIDLALENKPMFRPGTSWSYSNTGYILLGLVIEKASDTSVADLVKRRVTRPLHLEDTYFANAPRFRGPYAHGYTPPGLYSAGYLDTSGWTPTWAWAAGALVSNTKDLRTFYQALLSGDLLPRSLLREMTTTVSVFAGAGYGLGILTVDTPCGTIWGHTGGIPGYITISYHNRSGTRSAVLVMSTEPNEAIAKKFDELVLQAVCTMFGKPVPEAATTTPQAAGAPGAAAPVAADLGSRN, encoded by the coding sequence ATGACTGCCACACCACGCCGCCTCGCCGCCTTGGCCGCGGCCAGTGCTGCCGCCCTTGCCCTGCTCATCCCCTCCGCGCCGGCCACGGCATCTCCCCCAGTCCGCGTTGTGACCGCGGCAGCTCCCGCCGCTGCCCGCGCCGACGAGGACGACTCGAGAGCGGCTCTGCGAGAGGCAATGCAAGCCGTCATCGACGCAGGGGCCACGGGCGTCAACGCCCTGGTGGACGACGGCGACGACATCACCCGCCTCGCCGTCGGCCGCGCCCGCCTCGACCCGGAACGCCGGCTCCACCCCCAGGACCAGGCACGAGTCGGCAGCATCACCAAGACCGCGATCGCCGTGATCGCGCTCCAGCTCTCGCGTGAGGGCAAGCTCGACCTCGAGGACTCCATCGACGACTGGCTGCCGGGGGTGGTGCCCGGCGGTTCCGCGATCACCCTGCGCATGCTCCTCAACCACACCAGCGGGATCTTCAACTACACCGACGACCCCGACTTCTTCGCCAAGGCCTTCGCGGACCCGTACCGCGCGTGGACACCACGCGAGCTCATCGACCTCGCCCTCGAGAACAAACCGATGTTCCGGCCGGGCACGAGCTGGTCGTACAGCAACACCGGCTACATCCTGCTGGGCCTCGTGATCGAGAAGGCTTCCGACACCTCTGTCGCAGACCTGGTCAAACGGCGGGTGACCAGGCCGTTGCACCTCGAGGACACGTACTTCGCGAACGCGCCACGCTTCCGGGGCCCGTACGCCCACGGGTACACGCCGCCGGGTCTCTACTCCGCCGGCTACCTCGACACGTCGGGCTGGACGCCGACGTGGGCCTGGGCCGCTGGTGCCCTCGTGTCCAACACCAAGGACCTCAGGACGTTCTACCAGGCGCTGCTGTCCGGTGACCTGCTGCCCCGCTCCCTGCTCCGCGAGATGACCACCACCGTCAGCGTCTTCGCCGGGGCCGGGTACGGCTTGGGCATCCTCACGGTCGACACGCCCTGCGGGACGATCTGGGGCCACACCGGCGGCATCCCGGGCTACATCACCATCTCGTACCACAACCGCTCCGGCACTCGCAGCGCTGTCCTGGTGATGTCGACCGAGCCCAACGAGGCCATCGCGAAGAAGTTCGACGAGCTGGTCCTGCAGGCCGTCTGCACGATGTTCGGCAAGCCTGTCCCGGAAGCGGCCACCACGACGCCTCAGGCGGCGGGCGCGCCGGGCGCGGCGGCGCCGGTCGCCGCTGACCTGGGGTCGCGCAACTGA
- a CDS encoding methyltransferase domain-containing protein: MRLVLASALMLFVELALIRWTSSNNLYLVHLTNFVLLASFLGIGLGFLRASAPQELFRAAPMLLAALVGFVLLFPVRTGTGRGGRWELVGLFDTPPLPRPLSLTIVFLLTVAVMVALAQEVARTFAQFPALEAYRLDVLGSLSGIVAFAVVSFLRMPPLAWGLVSASVLGLLLGPRLWAAAPVRKNGRDRVGRRLRAWPVLGLVTLVLVLGVESFAGTFQWSPYYKIHTQDVADGLVRVEVNNTPLQTALPVAEIRRSSPFYLYPYAYATTHDDVLVVGAGTGNDVAVALAEGARHVDAVEIDPALVEIGRDRHPDRPYSDTRVTVHVDDGRAFMERTDRRYDLILLALPDSATIVTGQSALRLENYLFTTQALDRARSLLKSDGTFAMYNYYEPWLLDRYANTIKTVYGVAPCVQLGPAYGPRQQAVLSLHKDAGTGGCPQTWAPRGTALEPSVDDRPFPYLGTRSVPTFYLWMLGLVLLASVVLVRVTAGPLRQMVPYVDLFFMGAAFLLLETKNVVQFALLFGTTWAVNAAVFAGVLVSVLAAIEVARRVRIRHPLWLYAALLAALAAAWLIPQESLLDLAPAPRFAAAVTIAFLPVFLANLVFAVRFKDTASSTTAFGANLLGAMVGGALEYLSLVLGFDALLVVVGLLYGLALLTGYRHLVARRT, from the coding sequence GTGCGCCTGGTCCTGGCGAGCGCGCTCATGCTCTTCGTGGAGCTGGCGCTCATCCGATGGACGTCGTCGAACAACCTGTACCTCGTCCACCTCACCAACTTCGTCCTGCTCGCCAGCTTCCTGGGCATCGGCCTCGGGTTCCTGCGAGCGTCGGCGCCTCAGGAGCTGTTCCGAGCCGCGCCGATGCTGCTGGCAGCACTCGTCGGGTTCGTCCTGCTCTTCCCGGTGCGGACCGGCACGGGACGCGGCGGGCGCTGGGAGCTCGTCGGCCTGTTCGACACTCCGCCGCTGCCGCGCCCGCTCAGCCTCACGATCGTGTTCCTTCTCACCGTCGCGGTCATGGTCGCGCTCGCGCAGGAGGTGGCTCGCACCTTCGCCCAGTTCCCGGCGCTGGAGGCATACCGACTGGACGTGCTCGGCAGCCTCAGCGGAATCGTCGCCTTCGCAGTGGTGTCGTTCCTGCGGATGCCGCCGCTGGCGTGGGGACTTGTCTCGGCGAGTGTCCTCGGGCTCCTGCTCGGGCCGCGGCTGTGGGCCGCAGCGCCCGTTCGGAAGAACGGGCGCGATCGGGTGGGTCGCCGGCTCCGGGCCTGGCCCGTGCTCGGCCTCGTGACACTGGTGCTGGTGCTCGGCGTCGAGTCGTTCGCCGGGACGTTCCAGTGGTCGCCCTACTACAAGATCCACACCCAGGACGTCGCCGACGGGCTCGTGCGGGTCGAGGTCAACAACACACCGTTGCAGACCGCGCTGCCCGTCGCGGAGATCCGTCGCAGCTCTCCCTTCTACCTCTACCCGTACGCCTACGCGACCACCCACGACGACGTGCTCGTCGTCGGCGCGGGCACAGGCAACGACGTCGCGGTCGCACTGGCCGAAGGTGCCCGGCACGTCGACGCCGTCGAAATCGACCCCGCTCTCGTGGAGATCGGCCGGGACCGGCACCCCGACCGGCCCTACTCCGACACCAGGGTCACGGTGCACGTCGACGACGGGCGGGCGTTCATGGAGCGCACCGACCGCCGTTACGACCTCATCCTGCTGGCACTGCCCGACTCGGCGACCATCGTCACCGGGCAGTCCGCGTTGCGGCTGGAGAACTACCTGTTCACCACGCAGGCGCTCGATCGTGCCCGGTCGCTGCTCAAGTCGGACGGCACCTTCGCGATGTACAACTACTACGAGCCCTGGCTCCTCGACAGGTACGCCAACACGATCAAGACGGTGTACGGAGTCGCGCCGTGCGTCCAGCTCGGACCCGCCTACGGGCCGCGCCAACAGGCGGTGCTGTCGCTGCACAAGGACGCCGGCACCGGGGGCTGCCCGCAGACCTGGGCGCCACGCGGCACGGCCCTCGAGCCGTCGGTCGACGACCGGCCGTTTCCCTACCTCGGGACCCGGTCCGTCCCCACGTTCTACCTGTGGATGCTCGGGTTGGTGCTGCTGGCGTCGGTGGTCCTGGTGAGGGTCACCGCGGGACCGCTGCGCCAGATGGTGCCCTACGTGGACCTGTTCTTCATGGGCGCAGCGTTCCTTCTCCTCGAGACCAAGAACGTGGTGCAGTTCGCGTTGCTGTTCGGCACGACGTGGGCGGTCAACGCGGCGGTGTTCGCTGGGGTGCTGGTCAGCGTGCTGGCCGCGATCGAAGTCGCGCGGCGGGTGCGCATCCGGCATCCGTTGTGGTTGTACGCAGCCTTGCTCGCCGCCCTCGCGGCGGCCTGGCTGATCCCGCAGGAGTCGTTGCTCGACCTGGCGCCCGCCCCCCGGTTCGCTGCAGCAGTGACGATCGCCTTCCTCCCGGTGTTCCTGGCCAACCTGGTGTTCGCGGTCCGGTTCAAGGACACGGCGTCGTCCACAACGGCGTTCGGCGCCAACCTGCTCGGTGCGATGGTCGGCGGGGCACTGGAGTACCTCTCCCTGGTCCTCGGGTTCGATGCGCTGCTGGTCGTCGTCGGCCTGTTGTACGGACTCGCCCTGCTCACCGGCTACCGACACCTCGTCGCACGCCGCACCTGA
- a CDS encoding suppressor of fused domain protein, with protein MGTRVEQYLAHLDRLSGGVEPRFYPVDRQAGGPHKVTNIIYRDLPEPGMLTGLTYGLSTADHEEWRLGRPELCISMASDDERWGHAIGHLASSLVHDCPFAYGDTIDFGEPIATDTTMTAFVVFAPAVMERADYLNVLGAPEGAGPQDVVNIAGMYPIHDSERLFIRAEGLERFWQLDWDPFDPARPAIV; from the coding sequence ATGGGGACCCGGGTTGAGCAGTACCTCGCGCATCTGGATCGCCTCAGCGGCGGTGTTGAGCCGCGGTTCTACCCGGTCGATCGCCAGGCCGGCGGCCCGCACAAGGTCACCAACATCATCTACCGCGACTTACCCGAGCCCGGCATGCTCACCGGCCTCACCTACGGCCTGTCCACGGCCGACCACGAGGAGTGGAGGCTCGGCCGGCCCGAGCTCTGCATCAGCATGGCGTCTGACGACGAGCGGTGGGGTCACGCCATCGGGCACCTCGCCAGCAGCCTGGTCCACGACTGCCCATTCGCGTACGGCGACACCATCGACTTCGGCGAGCCCATCGCGACCGATACGACGATGACTGCGTTTGTCGTATTCGCTCCTGCCGTGATGGAGCGAGCCGACTACCTCAACGTTCTCGGCGCACCTGAGGGCGCGGGCCCGCAAGACGTGGTCAACATCGCCGGCATGTACCCCATCCACGACAGCGAGCGCCTGTTCATCCGAGCTGAAGGCCTCGAGCGGTTCTGGCAGCTCGACTGGGACCCCTTTGACCCAGCTCGCCCGGCCATCGTCTGA
- a CDS encoding YciI family protein, producing the protein MDFDRYTVVLLVTPEHPPQLSEDEADRLQDAHLSHLADLHDRGVLLAAGPLGEPGGRRHYRGLSILRCDPEEALRLKGEDPAVRAGVFELVAMPWMLPAGAIHFTPTTFPRSTRDV; encoded by the coding sequence ATGGACTTCGACCGCTACACCGTCGTGCTGCTGGTGACCCCTGAGCACCCGCCGCAGCTCTCGGAGGACGAGGCCGACCGGCTCCAGGACGCGCACCTCAGCCACCTCGCCGACCTGCACGACCGCGGTGTGCTGCTCGCTGCCGGCCCGCTCGGCGAGCCTGGCGGTCGGCGGCACTACCGCGGCCTGTCGATCCTGCGTTGCGACCCCGAGGAGGCGCTGCGGCTGAAGGGCGAGGACCCGGCCGTGCGAGCCGGCGTCTTCGAGCTGGTCGCCATGCCGTGGATGCTGCCAGCCGGCGCCATCCACTTCACCCCGACGACGTTCCCCCGGTCGACCCGCGACGTGTGA
- the helR gene encoding RNA polymerase recycling motor ATPase HelR — protein sequence MPLTTHAFDLPEHLAAKADPTLIADDEQHFAAIAASLEQTVAELSERLDAERVSPARAGQEVLERDLEVHRLTARLRALRRFGLDLCLGHMVIGDEPAPVYVGRFGLTDRTGRQLLVDWRSPAAEPFFAATHANPMGLTSRRRYRWTSGRVTDYWDEVFTAEAFEGHATALDDQSAFIASLGATRSARMRDVLGTIAADQDAIIRAGSRGALVVDGGPGTGKTVVALHRTAYLLYSDPRLGHRRGGVLFVGPHQPYLSYVGDVLPSLGEEGVQTCTLRDLVPEGAEAAPEPDPDVARLKASVTLVRAIEPAVALYEEPPTEGMSVTTPWDEIWLSPDDWATAFDAPAPGTPHNEARDAIWEELLTIIVDRHDDEASPVLVRRSLEQNRELRSTLNRAWPLLEATDLVGDLWSVPAYLRRCAPALGLEEVRRLQRPDASAWTVSDLPLLDAARQRLGDPAASRRKRRREAVLAAEREEMAKVVEHLIATDDSEMHVMSMLRGQDLRSALVDEAAEPGADPDQLAGPFAHVIVDEAQELTDAEWQMLLGRCPSRSFTIVGDRAQARHGFTESWQERLGRVGFDRVNLASLNINYRTPEEVMAAAEPVIRAALPDANVPTSVRSASVPVTHGSTVELGTILDAWLDAHVEGIACVIGTGDVHAGRVPVTSRVRWLTPELAKGLEFDLVVLIDPEAFGTGVEGAVDRYVAMTRATQQLVILTSP from the coding sequence ATGCCCTTGACCACCCACGCGTTCGACCTTCCGGAGCACCTGGCCGCAAAGGCCGACCCGACGCTGATCGCCGACGACGAGCAGCACTTCGCGGCAATTGCTGCGAGCCTCGAGCAGACGGTCGCCGAGCTCTCCGAACGCCTCGACGCCGAGCGCGTCTCGCCCGCCCGAGCGGGTCAGGAGGTGCTGGAGCGAGACCTGGAGGTCCATCGCCTGACCGCACGCCTGCGCGCCCTGCGACGCTTCGGCCTGGACCTGTGCCTCGGGCACATGGTGATCGGAGACGAACCCGCGCCGGTCTACGTCGGACGGTTCGGCCTCACCGACCGCACGGGGCGCCAGCTGCTGGTCGACTGGCGCTCGCCCGCGGCCGAGCCGTTCTTCGCGGCGACCCACGCCAACCCGATGGGGCTGACCAGCCGGCGCCGGTACCGCTGGACCAGCGGCAGGGTCACCGACTACTGGGACGAGGTCTTCACGGCGGAGGCGTTCGAGGGCCACGCAACCGCGCTCGACGACCAGTCCGCCTTCATCGCCAGCCTCGGCGCCACCCGGTCTGCGCGCATGCGGGACGTGCTCGGCACCATCGCCGCCGACCAGGACGCCATCATCCGTGCGGGCTCGCGCGGGGCCCTCGTCGTCGACGGCGGTCCGGGCACGGGCAAGACCGTCGTCGCCCTGCACCGGACGGCATACCTCCTCTACTCCGACCCGCGCCTCGGGCACCGCCGTGGCGGCGTGCTGTTCGTCGGACCGCACCAGCCCTACCTCTCCTACGTCGGAGACGTCCTCCCCAGCCTCGGTGAGGAGGGCGTGCAGACCTGCACCCTGCGCGACCTCGTCCCCGAGGGAGCCGAGGCGGCGCCCGAGCCCGACCCGGACGTGGCCCGTCTCAAGGCCTCCGTCACCCTCGTCCGGGCGATCGAGCCGGCCGTCGCCCTCTACGAGGAACCGCCCACCGAGGGCATGTCGGTGACGACCCCGTGGGACGAGATCTGGCTCAGCCCGGACGACTGGGCCACAGCGTTCGACGCCCCGGCACCCGGCACACCGCACAACGAGGCCCGCGACGCGATCTGGGAGGAGCTGCTCACGATCATCGTGGACCGGCACGACGACGAGGCCTCGCCCGTGCTGGTCCGCAGGTCGCTGGAGCAGAACCGCGAGCTGCGCTCGACCCTGAACCGCGCCTGGCCGCTGCTCGAGGCGACCGACCTCGTCGGTGACCTGTGGTCGGTGCCCGCATACCTGCGCAGGTGCGCTCCGGCGCTGGGCCTCGAGGAGGTCCGCCGGCTCCAACGCCCCGACGCCAGTGCGTGGACGGTGTCCGACCTGCCTCTGCTCGATGCGGCACGCCAGCGACTCGGCGACCCGGCGGCCTCTCGGCGCAAGCGGCGTCGCGAGGCGGTCCTCGCCGCCGAACGAGAGGAGATGGCGAAGGTCGTCGAGCACCTCATCGCGACCGACGACTCCGAGATGCACGTCATGTCGATGCTGCGCGGGCAGGACCTGCGGAGTGCGCTGGTCGACGAGGCCGCAGAGCCCGGCGCCGACCCCGACCAGCTCGCCGGACCGTTCGCGCACGTGATCGTGGACGAGGCCCAGGAGCTGACCGACGCCGAGTGGCAGATGCTGCTGGGCCGCTGCCCGTCCCGCTCATTCACCATCGTCGGAGACCGCGCCCAGGCCCGGCACGGGTTCACGGAGTCGTGGCAGGAACGGCTCGGGCGGGTCGGGTTCGACCGCGTGAACCTGGCTTCCCTGAACATCAACTACCGCACGCCGGAAGAGGTCATGGCGGCGGCCGAACCGGTCATCCGGGCCGCCCTCCCGGACGCCAACGTGCCGACCTCCGTCCGCAGCGCCAGCGTGCCCGTCACCCACGGATCCACGGTGGAGCTGGGCACGATCCTCGACGCGTGGCTCGATGCGCACGTCGAGGGCATCGCCTGTGTCATCGGCACCGGTGACGTCCATGCCGGCAGGGTTCCCGTGACCTCCCGGGTCCGGTGGCTGACGCCAGAGCTGGCGAAGGGGCTCGAGTTCGACCTGGTCGTCCTCATCGACCCGGAGGCGTTCGGCACGGGTGTCGAAGGAGCCGTCGACCGCTACGTGGCGATGACCCGGGCAACCCAGCAGCTCGTCATCCTCACCAGCCCCTGA
- a CDS encoding GNAT family N-acetyltransferase — protein MRLASLSESPAAFGSRHADWVDAPAERWQSRLTQVPLTLLAQEATQVVGVVSGQPVGEEWVELMSMWVAPAARGTGVAGQLIGAVAEWAAGQGRMTYLMVRSDNPRARKSYERAGFVDTGIPDGWPADEPPEHRMELRT, from the coding sequence GTGCGGCTGGCGTCGCTGTCCGAGTCTCCGGCGGCCTTCGGCTCACGACATGCCGACTGGGTCGATGCCCCCGCCGAGCGCTGGCAGTCCCGCCTGACTCAGGTTCCGCTGACTCTCCTGGCGCAGGAAGCCACACAGGTGGTGGGTGTCGTCAGTGGACAGCCTGTCGGAGAGGAATGGGTTGAGCTGATGTCGATGTGGGTGGCTCCGGCTGCTCGAGGCACGGGTGTTGCCGGTCAGCTCATCGGCGCGGTCGCGGAGTGGGCCGCTGGCCAGGGCAGGATGACCTACCTGATGGTTCGCAGCGACAACCCCCGCGCGCGGAAGTCGTACGAACGGGCTGGGTTCGTCGACACAGGAATCCCTGACGGTTGGCCTGCCGACGAGCCCCCGGAGCACCGGATGGAGCTGCGCACCTGA